One Capsicum annuum cultivar UCD-10X-F1 chromosome 2, UCD10Xv1.1, whole genome shotgun sequence genomic window carries:
- the LOC124896281 gene encoding uncharacterized protein LOC124896281: MVKQKFKNHKRKNSATEIRSDMKEDLGMDLTYIMYWRAKEQSLEDLRGKPSASYGKLPAYIHVLNITYPGSHIRMKKHEDNDFLYIFVALTTFIQGFDHCRPVIVIDASYLRGLYSGTLVAACTMDGADSENDASWTWFFQNLKEAYGEREHMCVVFDRNPSIIKAVAGVYNNVPHYACMWHLWGNVKKKFRKSHDALSEIFYTMAKSYSKSEFHNLMEKVELVDVRVNNYLELTGYDKWARSYGIVHRVWTLTSNISESINVALVSARELPIYDFLEEVRLMFGRWNCENRQEALYTRTDLIGKFQAILQQNEAECTRMKA; encoded by the exons ATGGTGAAACAAAAGTTTAAAAACCACAAAAGAAAGAACAGTGCGACTGAAATCAGAAGTGACATGAAGGAAGACCttggtatggatttgacataTATTATGTATTGGCGAGCTAAGGAACAATCACTTGAAGATTTGAGAGGAAAACCTTCGGCATCATACGGAAAACTACCTGCATACATTCATGTTTTGAACATTACTTATCCAGGTTCACATATACGAATGAAAAAACATGAAGATAatgattttttgtatatttttgtcgcACTAACTACATTCATACAAGGGTTCGATCACTGTAGACCTGTGATAGTTATTGATGCAAGTTATCTTAGAGGACTATACAGTGGCACATTAGTAGCTGCATGTACCATGGATGGAGCCG attctgaaaatgatgcatcctgGACATGGTTCTTTCAGAATCTAAAGGAAGCATACGGTGAAAGAGAACATATGTGTGTAGTTTTCGATCGTAACCCAAGCATTATAAAAGCTGTTGCTGGAGTGTACAATAATGTACCACATTACGcttgtatgtggcatctatggggtaatgtgaaaaaaaaatttaggaagTCACATGATGCATTGTCTGAAATCTTCTATACCATGGCGAAATCATACTCAAAGtctgaatttcataatttaatggAGAAAGTGGAGCTAGTTGATGTTAGGGTGAATAATTACTTGGAGTTGACGGGATACGATAAATGGGCTAGGTCATATGGAATAGTTCATAGGGTATGGACCTTAACATCAAATATTTCAGAGTCAATTAATGTTGCACtggtatcagctagagaactTCCAATATATGATTTTTTAGAGGAAGTTAGATTGATGTTTGGTAGATGGAACTGTGAAAACAGACAGGAGGCATTGTACACACGCACGGATCTTATTGGAAAATTTCAAGCAATTCTCCAACAGAATGAAGCAGAGTGTACACGTATGAAGGcatga
- the LOC124896027 gene encoding uncharacterized protein LOC124896027 produces MNLCLTRSTQIELLINILMVRVLYRKKIYYAAVSDKIWGNDNDEDALKFANLYFIHAFLLSSVDTVAIPRLHFDLVESDRYSDYPWGSIAFEELARSLHKKLKPKGKFYMLLGMPLAIQIWLYECCSNVPHNVASKVDSQILRILNWKTNSPRPRYETLMGSMFDDTDDKVVFKNIEPTRKEISAFHIPKKLVPGSASHNEDDIDSNDDFQDPPQRQNQFTTKKKHHGDFSASPINKKWKPHPKGVDELTSKRTPPPRAAKMSFVRTPIHKSIQTKVTLRGNRKDINRPDSKKSIPVQSPALSSFSSEDEDGVVSKKVFDKFCEKVIFL; encoded by the exons atgaatttgtgCTTGACGAGGAGcacccaaatagaattattgatcaatattttgatgGTGAGAGTTTTGTATAGAAAAAAGATTTATTATGCTGCTGTTTCTGATAAAATTTGGGGGAATGATAACGATGAAGATGCGTTAAAGTTTgccaatttatattttattcacgCATTCTTACTATCGTCAGTTGATACCGTAGCTATTCCACGCCTCCACTTTGATTTGGTTGAGAGTGATCGCTACAGTGATTATCCGTGGGGATCGATTGCATTTGAAGAATTAGCTAGAAGTTTGCATAAAAAGTTGAAGCCGAAAGGAAAGTTCTATATGCTTCTTGGAATGCCACTGGCCATTCAAATTTGGTTGTACGAGTGTTGTTCAAACGTGCCTCATAATGTTGCTTCCAAGGTGGATTCTCAAATCCTTCGTATTTTGAATTGGAAGACAAATTCTCCTCGTCCAAGATATGAAACTCTTATGGGAAGTATGTTTGATGATACAGATGACAAG GTTGTTTTTAAGAATATCGAGCCAACAAGAAAGGAGATTTCAGCTTTTCATATACCGAAGAAGCTTGTTCCTGGATCTGCTAGTCATAATGAAGACGACATTGATTCGAATGATGATTTTCAGGATCCTCCACAAAGACAAAATCAGTTTACCACAAAGAAAAAACATCATGGAGATTTCTCAGCTTCACctataaataaaaaatggaaGCCACATCCTAAAGGTGTAGATGAGCTGACATCAAAACGGACCCCTCCACCCCGTGCTGCAAAGATGTCTTTTGTCAGGACTCCAATTCACAAGTCAATTCAAACAAAAGTTACGCTACGTGGAAATAGGAAGGACATAAACCGGCCTGACAGTAAAAAATCTATTCCGGTTCAGTCACCTGCTCTGTCTTCGTTTAGTTCTGAAGATGAAGACGGTGTTGTCTCGAAGAAAGTCTTTGATAAGTTTTGTGAAAAGgtaatttttctttaa